In Chlorogloeopsis sp. ULAP01, the following are encoded in one genomic region:
- a CDS encoding MBL fold metallo-hydrolase has protein sequence MALVLEQINVEGLAHLSYLVGDDKAGVAAVIDPRRDVDIYLQRAREMGVRITHIIETHIHADFVSGSRELQGRSGASIYGGKSNAYQFQLHQLSEGDELKIGSVTLRALHTPGHTPEHLSFLIFDAKQGKEAFGIFTGDTLFNLDVGRPDLLGGGTENKLAAQLYNSIFDKLVPLGDRIEIYP, from the coding sequence ATGGCATTAGTTTTAGAGCAAATTAACGTAGAGGGGCTGGCGCACTTATCCTATCTTGTTGGCGATGACAAAGCGGGTGTAGCAGCAGTCATTGATCCTCGCCGCGATGTGGATATTTATCTGCAAAGAGCGCGGGAGATGGGAGTTAGAATTACCCACATTATTGAAACCCACATCCATGCAGATTTTGTCTCCGGTTCCCGTGAACTCCAAGGGCGAAGTGGTGCGTCTATCTATGGAGGTAAGAGTAATGCCTATCAATTTCAGTTGCACCAACTCAGTGAAGGTGACGAATTGAAAATAGGCAGCGTTACTCTACGTGCCTTGCACACACCAGGGCATACACCGGAACACCTTTCGTTTTTGATTTTTGATGCCAAGCAGGGTAAGGAAGCATTTGGCATCTTTACTGGCGATACTTTATTTAATTTAGATGTTGGCAGACCAGATTTGCTAGGTGGTGGCACTGAAAATAAGCTGGCAGCGCAACTATATAACTCAATCTTCGACAAACTAGTGCCACTTGGTGATCGCATAGAGATTTATCCTTGA
- a CDS encoding rhodanese-like domain-containing protein gives MQARSQQEFIEWILSGMPEPPRHYARLKKVNAQGAKVMGCVPTLQPLSPQEFEKMMADENIIVIDTRSILAFGGGHIPGAINIALRAEFPNWVGWMIEPEKTLLLVIESDRDVKLVTEQLFRLGYDHLGGYLHDGMTSWQNAGLPLQHLGEWTVYELNEHKEDPNLTVLDVRSDDEFQQGKVPGATHIYVPHLEAHLNELDKNQAIATYCGSGYRASIAASLLQKHGFDKVINVPGSWNAWKAAGLAVAS, from the coding sequence TTGCAAGCACGTAGCCAACAAGAGTTTATTGAGTGGATATTAAGCGGAATGCCAGAACCGCCCAGACACTACGCACGCCTTAAAAAAGTCAACGCTCAAGGTGCAAAGGTGATGGGTTGTGTACCGACTTTACAACCGCTCTCACCACAGGAGTTTGAGAAGATGATGGCAGACGAAAACATTATCGTCATCGATACCCGTTCAATTCTTGCATTTGGTGGGGGGCATATTCCAGGTGCCATCAACATCGCCTTACGAGCTGAATTTCCGAACTGGGTTGGCTGGATGATTGAACCAGAGAAAACACTGTTGCTTGTCATCGAGAGCGATCGCGACGTTAAACTAGTAACAGAACAGCTATTCAGGCTTGGCTACGATCACTTAGGCGGCTACTTACACGATGGCATGACAAGTTGGCAAAATGCAGGCTTGCCACTACAGCATCTGGGTGAGTGGACAGTTTATGAATTAAACGAACATAAAGAAGATCCGAATTTAACTGTGCTGGATGTACGCAGCGATGATGAATTTCAACAGGGCAAGGTACCTGGGGCTACACACATCTATGTACCGCATCTCGAAGCACATCTGAATGAGTTGGATAAAAATCAAGCGATCGCAACCTACTGTGGCAGTGGTTACCGTGCCTCAATCGCTGCTAGTCTCTTGCAAAAACACGGTTTTGACAAAGTTATTAACGTTCCCGGATCGTGGAATGCTTGGAAGGCTGCGGGGCTAGCAGTAGCAAGTTAG